A single window of Pectobacterium parmentieri DNA harbors:
- a CDS encoding polysaccharide lyase family protein: MKRSVLLLVGAMLAPYGYSAQDNAVSLSVSGLNTVLDNGLLKVTFGEDGSAVSMVTGGKNIVTNLSGAARDPSKTRSAYLDYYVKGVKDFVPERVEVLRNDRDMAHVAYIDDRGGLLKLEYHLIMRRGVSGLYSYVVAENSGSQDVNVSELRNVYRFDPARLDHLYSGVRQGKPLLYRELEASPKVQDETWRLPDGSIYSKYDFAGYMRAVPFWGVFGNGVGAWLIHGNREYFSGDALKQDLLVHQDAIILNYMTGSHFGTPDMKAPPGWKKFYGPWLLYINQGDTKQMLADAQRQALTETVSWPYQWVNDSRYAFERTQVSGRVASQQPVTVVLSSSLDEPFDMQTRGYSYQATTDSQGNFAIPHVRPGNYHLTVYANSGTQPGVLAEQTLSVSGDKKVLPVITLPKAEPIVWAIGQANRQASEFRFGNEARNTRWQHEVPANLTFDIGRSDYQHDWYYAQTKPGKWDIRFALKPEKKTYFLNVALAAASNSGMSEPSTPQLAVMVNGTTLETLTYENDKTIYRGALQSGRYHVARIPVSSRLLKNGNNTITLQLKGGSVMYDVVTLSEE, from the coding sequence GTGAAGCGATCTGTCTTGTTGTTGGTGGGAGCCATGCTGGCACCCTATGGCTATAGTGCGCAGGATAATGCCGTGTCGTTATCCGTTTCGGGCTTGAATACCGTGCTGGATAATGGCTTGCTGAAAGTCACATTCGGTGAGGATGGCAGCGCGGTGAGCATGGTGACGGGGGGTAAAAATATCGTCACCAACTTGTCCGGTGCGGCACGTGACCCGAGCAAAACCCGTAGTGCTTACCTCGACTATTACGTTAAAGGCGTCAAAGATTTCGTCCCCGAGCGCGTGGAGGTGTTGCGTAACGATCGTGACATGGCGCATGTGGCCTATATTGACGATCGCGGTGGGCTGCTAAAGCTCGAATATCACCTGATTATGCGGCGTGGCGTTAGCGGGCTTTATAGCTATGTGGTGGCGGAAAATAGTGGAAGTCAGGATGTTAACGTCAGTGAACTGCGTAACGTTTATCGCTTCGATCCTGCGCGGTTAGACCACCTCTACAGCGGCGTTCGTCAGGGCAAACCGCTGCTTTATCGCGAGCTTGAGGCCTCACCAAAGGTGCAGGATGAAACCTGGCGGTTGCCTGATGGCAGCATTTATTCCAAATATGATTTCGCTGGCTACATGCGTGCCGTGCCTTTCTGGGGCGTTTTCGGTAACGGCGTAGGGGCATGGCTGATTCACGGCAATCGGGAGTATTTCTCCGGCGATGCGCTCAAGCAGGATTTGCTGGTGCATCAGGATGCGATCATTCTGAACTATATGACGGGTTCGCACTTTGGTACGCCGGATATGAAAGCCCCGCCGGGCTGGAAAAAATTCTACGGACCGTGGCTGCTCTACATTAACCAGGGCGATACCAAGCAGATGCTAGCGGATGCACAGCGTCAGGCGCTGACGGAAACGGTGAGTTGGCCGTACCAATGGGTGAACGACTCCCGCTATGCGTTTGAACGCACGCAGGTTAGCGGACGCGTTGCTAGCCAGCAGCCAGTCACAGTCGTGCTTTCATCATCATTGGATGAGCCGTTTGATATGCAGACCCGCGGTTATTCGTATCAGGCAACGACAGACTCACAGGGAAATTTTGCTATTCCTCATGTCCGTCCGGGCAATTACCATCTAACCGTGTACGCCAACAGCGGTACGCAGCCAGGGGTATTGGCAGAGCAAACGCTGTCCGTTTCCGGTGATAAGAAAGTGCTACCAGTGATAACACTGCCAAAAGCTGAACCGATTGTCTGGGCGATTGGACAGGCAAACCGGCAGGCGAGCGAATTTCGCTTTGGTAACGAGGCGCGCAATACCCGCTGGCAGCATGAGGTTCCGGCAAATCTGACGTTCGATATTGGCCGTAGCGACTATCAGCACGACTGGTACTACGCACAGACCAAGCCGGGAAAATGGGATATCCGTTTTGCTCTAAAACCTGAAAAGAAAACCTATTTCCTGAATGTCGCTCTGGCGGCGGCGAGCAATAGCGGCATGAGTGAACCGTCCACGCCACAGTTGGCGGTCATGGTCAACGGCACTACGCTGGAGACGTTGACTTACGAGAACGACAAAACTATCTATCGTGGTGCGCTACAGAGCGGTCGTTATCACGTTGCGCGTATCCCCGTGTCATCCCGTCTCCTGAAAAACGGCAACAACACCATCACACTGCAATTAAAAGGCGGTAGCGTGATGTATGACGTGGTGACGTTAAGCGAGGAATAA